Proteins encoded within one genomic window of Hermetia illucens chromosome 2, iHerIll2.2.curated.20191125, whole genome shotgun sequence:
- the LOC119647799 gene encoding COP9 signalosome complex subunit 1b — MPLPAAMHNTIEPMQIDVQPEDNENEENNLVVENPTMDLEGYANSYTGLAKLYRLMFIADVCPSMRLEALKIAINYVSSTYNVSLYQHLHKKLADVALVSQIPDVASQSTPQDIPPFDSVWVEARSKKAALKLEKLDSDLKNYKSNSIKESIRRGHDDLGDHYLSCGDLSNALKCYSRARDYCTSAKHVVNMCLNVIKVSIYLQNWAHVLSYVSKAESTPDFIDGQSKDPNQSVLTRLKCAAGLAELATKKYKCAAKHFLQANFDFCDFPEMISPNNVAMYGGLCALATFDRQELQKNIISSSSFKLFLELEPQLRDIIFKFYESKYASCLKLLDEIRDNLLLDMYIAPHVNNLYTKIRNRALIQYFSPYLSADMRKMAIAFNRSVSALENEIMQLILDGQIQARIDSHNKILYAKDADQRSATYEKAMSIGKEYQRRTRMLILRAAMLKGHIHVKNIPRDGGNHGTECVAPGSSTASVNVRN; from the exons AATACTATCGAGCCAATGCAGATTGATGTCCAACCAGAAGACAATGAAAACGAAGAAAACAATTTAGTTGTGGAAAATCCCACCATGGATTTGGAGGGCTACGCTAACTCGTATACTGGTCTTGCAAAGCTTTATAGATTGATGTTCATCGCCGATGTATGCCCCAGTATGAGGCTAGAGGCACTTAAAATTGCGATAAATTATGTTTCGAGTACATACAATGTGAGCTTATATCAACATCTACATAAAAAGTTGGCAGATGTAGCGTTAGTATCACAGATTCCGGACGTTGCCTCACAGTCAACACCCCAAGATATACCACCTTTTGATTCTGTGTGGGTGGAAGCCAGAAGTAAAAAAGCAGCTCTCAAATTAGAAAAACTGGACAGCGatctaaaaaattataaatcgaACTCAATTAAGGAAAGCATTCGCCGTGGGCATGACGATTTAGGAGACCATTATCTTAGCTGCGGAGACTTATCCAATGCCTTAAAATGTTATTCAAGAGCGAGAGATTATTGTACTAGCGCAAAACATGTCGTAAATATGTGCTTGAATGTTATTAAGGTCTCTATTTACTTACAAAATTGGGCGCATGTTCTTAGCTATGTATCAAAGGCTGAGAGTACACCTGATTTTATCGACGGTCAAAGTAAAGATCCCAATCAGTCCGTTTTAACAAGATTGAAATGTGCAGCTGGGTTAGCTGAGTTGGCGACAAAAAAATACAAGTGCGCTGCGAAACACTTTTTACAAGCCAATTTCGATTTCTGTGATTTTCCCGAAATGATTTCACCGAACAACGTAGCCATGTATGGTGGCTTATGCGCTTTAGCAACATTTGATAGGCAAGAATTACAGAAGAATATAATTTCTAGCAGTTCATTTAAATTATTCCTCGAGCTGGAACCTCAGCTGAGGGACATAATATTCAAGTTCTACGAATCTAAATATGCCTCTTGCTTGAAATTGCTTGATGAAATTCGTGATAATCTACTACTTGATATGTACATTGCGCCGCATGTGAATAACTTATATACGAAGATTAGGAACCGAGCATTAATTCAATACTTCAGTCCTTATTTGTCGGCTGATATGCGTAAAATGGCTATAGCATTTAATAGAAGCGTATCAGCACTAGAGAATGAGATTATGCAACTGATTCTTGACGGCCAAATTCAGGCCCGTATTGATTCgcataataaaatattatatgcTAAAGATGCTGATCAACGCAGTGCGACATATGAAAAAGCGATGAGCATTGGCAAAGAGTACCAACGAAGAACTAGGATGTTAATTTTGAGAGCAGCTATGCTCAAAGGACATATTCACGTAAAG aatattccgCGCGATGGAGGTAATCATGGCACCGAGTGCGTTGCACCTGGCTCAAGTACAGCAAGCGTAAATGTTCGAAATTGA